In Desulfomonile tiedjei, a single genomic region encodes these proteins:
- a CDS encoding efflux RND transporter permease subunit, whose amino-acid sequence MKITESAVRRRIATSAIVIALVVLGVYGLWQLPVNFVPNITYPLIRLYISWPGATPEEIDKDLADPVERQLAAVDGLDYLESSSIEGLYTVLVNFKYGVDVNVAYQDCLAAMARATKSLPKDIEAPFMIKADPSQLPVVQLTISSEQLDLVKLRTWTEDWLQDRLTAVPGVAGTDIVGGLKREIRVNLDGNALEKHQLSLSGVVKRLRDENVEQFGGRVTVGPREFIARTTGEYHSLEEIKSVILARKDENKVYVRDVAKVEDANEDVRVITRLDGKPCVKLSVLKQADANTVEVAKAVNRRIQELQPSVPAGIQLGMVENQADYIESAIAGVRNAAIEGAILIILIIYIFLGSWRQVLVMFVALPVTMLVNFGVMKLAGFSLNIFSLGGLVVAISVVLDNSIVVIENITRLKHETPNAAMDEIAISATSEVGPAIVAATLSFMAIFVPFLLVPGLVSLLFRELILIIAGVVLISLATAVTLTPMFTALLLGRRGKVETEDTRFQRLFTQVTDKYTALLGRAINRRWTVVAVSIFFLIGAAFGVQKLGTEFLPQMDDGRVMVKVRLPTGASVWQTDEALRRIENLIADDPMIESYFTLVGGKVWGIYTYLIANEGEINIQLVPPNKRELSTKEFTERLRPEVVKKIPIPGGIAMVMRPQVKGIRKLGDADIEVKIKGQEIPKLFELAQGTAMAMNRLAHFANVYVSLDMTKPEYQVQVDRQLSADLGVSMADVATTLRSLLTGAVATRYRDGDRYYNVRVIIPEKNVTSKQDIERLILECAQGGYLRVKDVAKVNQAVGPVEIGREDQVKQVIVRGDAVGVSVGQALSELRTEIQKLEPPLGYEFRFGGQAQMMAEMKSTAIGVLAFALFFSLIVLAVQFNSLRIPILILGCVPFCMAGLVYAFYLTGLPIGATVLIGVLVVVGATVNEGVLLMTFAEELRFRDRLSAFDAVIAAAKIRLRPRLMTTVPIIMGLIPLALNIEEGGDMLQPMAVGAIGGLIMLVPVALFLMPCVYVIFTKGRRSEA is encoded by the coding sequence ATGAAGATAACCGAATCGGCTGTCAGGCGCCGTATAGCAACCAGTGCCATCGTGATCGCCTTAGTGGTTCTCGGAGTGTACGGCCTTTGGCAACTCCCTGTAAATTTTGTTCCCAACATCACATACCCACTGATTCGACTGTACATATCATGGCCCGGTGCAACGCCCGAAGAAATTGATAAAGATTTGGCCGATCCCGTAGAACGCCAGTTGGCAGCCGTAGACGGCCTGGACTATCTGGAATCCTCGTCCATTGAAGGGCTGTACACGGTTCTGGTGAATTTCAAGTACGGCGTGGATGTGAACGTGGCGTACCAGGATTGTCTGGCCGCGATGGCGCGCGCGACCAAGAGCCTGCCCAAGGACATTGAAGCACCCTTCATGATCAAAGCTGACCCTTCTCAATTGCCGGTGGTTCAGCTCACAATCAGCTCGGAACAACTTGATCTTGTCAAACTGCGGACTTGGACTGAAGACTGGCTTCAGGACCGACTTACGGCCGTACCTGGCGTCGCGGGCACGGACATCGTGGGTGGTCTCAAAAGGGAAATACGCGTCAACTTGGACGGAAATGCGCTCGAAAAGCACCAACTATCTCTTTCGGGGGTGGTCAAGAGACTTCGCGACGAAAATGTCGAGCAATTCGGTGGCCGGGTCACAGTGGGGCCGCGTGAGTTCATAGCCAGGACTACCGGAGAATATCATTCCCTGGAGGAAATTAAGTCGGTCATTCTAGCCCGAAAAGACGAGAATAAGGTCTATGTGCGGGATGTGGCCAAGGTTGAAGACGCGAACGAGGACGTTCGGGTCATCACACGGCTGGACGGTAAACCCTGCGTCAAGTTGAGCGTACTGAAGCAGGCGGACGCTAACACGGTTGAAGTTGCCAAGGCCGTCAATAGAAGAATTCAGGAATTACAGCCCTCCGTTCCGGCGGGTATTCAACTGGGAATGGTGGAGAACCAGGCTGATTACATTGAATCGGCAATCGCTGGTGTCCGCAACGCGGCCATTGAGGGCGCTATTCTCATAATTCTCATCATTTATATCTTCCTTGGCAGTTGGCGCCAAGTTCTGGTGATGTTCGTGGCACTGCCCGTTACCATGTTGGTCAATTTCGGCGTCATGAAGCTTGCGGGCTTCTCGCTCAACATTTTTTCCCTGGGAGGGCTGGTCGTTGCCATCAGCGTGGTGCTGGACAACTCCATTGTGGTCATCGAGAACATAACTCGCCTGAAGCACGAGACGCCGAATGCAGCCATGGACGAAATCGCCATTTCCGCTACATCCGAGGTCGGGCCGGCAATTGTCGCTGCGACTCTTTCGTTTATGGCTATCTTTGTCCCGTTCTTGCTTGTTCCCGGGCTTGTGAGCCTCCTTTTTCGAGAGTTAATCCTCATTATTGCAGGCGTGGTTCTTATAAGCCTGGCGACCGCTGTTACACTGACACCGATGTTCACCGCCTTGCTTTTGGGTAGGCGAGGGAAGGTCGAAACGGAAGATACGCGGTTCCAGCGCTTGTTCACCCAAGTGACGGATAAATATACCGCTCTGTTGGGCCGGGCCATCAACCGCCGGTGGACGGTTGTCGCCGTATCCATCTTTTTTCTGATCGGAGCAGCCTTTGGCGTTCAGAAATTGGGGACCGAGTTTCTTCCGCAGATGGACGACGGGAGGGTCATGGTAAAAGTGCGCCTCCCCACCGGGGCTTCGGTATGGCAGACAGACGAAGCCCTTCGGCGGATTGAAAACTTAATTGCCGATGACCCGATGATAGAATCATACTTCACCCTCGTCGGGGGGAAGGTCTGGGGAATATACACTTACCTTATCGCCAATGAAGGGGAAATTAACATACAGCTCGTCCCTCCGAATAAGCGAGAACTGAGCACCAAGGAATTCACGGAACGCCTTCGACCTGAAGTGGTTAAGAAGATCCCTATCCCGGGAGGCATTGCCATGGTGATGAGACCTCAGGTCAAGGGGATCAGAAAACTGGGAGATGCTGACATTGAAGTCAAGATAAAAGGCCAGGAAATTCCCAAGCTGTTCGAACTGGCGCAGGGAACGGCGATGGCCATGAACAGGTTGGCACATTTTGCCAACGTGTACGTCTCCTTGGACATGACTAAGCCGGAGTATCAGGTGCAGGTGGATCGGCAACTCTCGGCGGATTTGGGGGTCTCGATGGCGGACGTGGCTACCACCCTGCGGTCGCTCCTCACCGGCGCGGTGGCCACCCGATACAGGGACGGCGACAGGTACTACAATGTGCGCGTAATTATCCCTGAAAAAAACGTCACTTCCAAACAAGACATTGAGAGGCTGATTCTGGAGTGCGCTCAGGGAGGCTATTTGCGAGTCAAGGATGTAGCAAAAGTGAACCAGGCGGTCGGTCCGGTCGAAATCGGGCGCGAGGATCAGGTTAAGCAAGTGATAGTGCGCGGAGACGCTGTCGGAGTGAGCGTTGGACAGGCCCTTTCAGAACTGCGGACGGAGATTCAAAAACTGGAGCCCCCTCTTGGGTACGAGTTTCGGTTCGGTGGGCAGGCCCAAATGATGGCCGAGATGAAGAGCACTGCGATAGGTGTCCTGGCCTTTGCCTTGTTTTTTTCCCTCATCGTTCTCGCCGTGCAATTCAATAGCCTCAGGATTCCGATCCTTATTCTGGGATGCGTCCCCTTTTGTATGGCAGGCCTTGTGTATGCCTTCTACTTGACAGGTCTTCCGATCGGGGCCACTGTGCTCATTGGCGTCTTGGTCGTGGTCGGGGCCACAGTCAACGAGGGAGTGTTACTCATGACCTTTGCGGAGGAGTTGCGTTTCCGAGATCGCCTGTCTGCTTTCGACGCTGTGATCGCTGCGGCCAAAATCAGGCTCCGTCCTCGATTGATGACGACGGTTCCTATCATTATGGGCTTGATCCCTCTCGCTTTGAATATTGAAGAGGGCGGCGACATGCTCCAGCCCATGGCCGTTGGAGCAATAGGCGGACTCATCATGTTGGTGCCTGTGGCACTGTTTCTCATGCCGTGTGTCTACGTGATTTTCACAAAAGGCAGGCGATCGGAAGCTTGA
- a CDS encoding DUF4185 domain-containing protein translates to MRFSSPFQYPVGFFVLLAALAELFLLSPALEPCWGDGRGNYVVQASRAVKVAQIVGEFDREVGKPTQSQTMTRFKLYSTDLGASFRHRGRTYLLFGDTDGAEGGDAIAYVTESSPEAGIKLNFLHNENGVYRPVFIPGVLQGAYEVPMEGTSVAEKMYVYHTTGHRPSFLMGRSVVAVSEDDGMNFNYLYDLSDRHFINVSVVQVETGAWKGLPTAEGTDLLMFGSGHYRKSDVRLACQPADKIESPSSICYFAGLDSEGAPDWSCREEDAVALFDQPCVGELSVRYNRFIRKWIMLYNCGTERQLINMRTADYPWGPWSGPQVIFDPKTDGGFCRFMHLDWNIEKCDNLQDPGRDFHSGDPYGPYQFEDLATGDGNSTTIYFTMSTWNPYTVVLMKTTLTLVSRPD, encoded by the coding sequence ATGCGCTTCAGCTCCCCTTTTCAATACCCGGTTGGATTTTTTGTGCTGCTTGCAGCCCTTGCAGAGCTTTTCTTATTGTCCCCCGCGCTCGAACCATGCTGGGGGGACGGCCGGGGAAATTACGTTGTGCAAGCCTCCCGAGCTGTCAAAGTGGCTCAAATTGTGGGCGAGTTCGATAGGGAAGTGGGCAAGCCTACCCAAAGCCAGACCATGACCCGGTTCAAGCTTTATTCCACCGACCTTGGGGCCTCATTTCGGCACCGCGGGCGGACTTATTTGTTATTCGGCGATACGGACGGGGCCGAAGGAGGAGACGCCATTGCCTATGTAACCGAATCGTCCCCTGAAGCAGGTATTAAACTGAATTTTCTACACAATGAAAACGGCGTTTACCGGCCGGTATTTATTCCCGGAGTCCTCCAGGGAGCCTACGAGGTACCCATGGAAGGCACCAGCGTCGCGGAGAAGATGTACGTGTACCATACTACCGGCCACAGGCCGTCATTCTTGATGGGCAGATCGGTGGTAGCTGTTTCCGAGGATGACGGCATGAATTTCAATTATTTATACGATCTTTCAGACAGGCATTTCATAAACGTGTCCGTGGTGCAAGTTGAAACCGGCGCTTGGAAAGGCTTGCCGACCGCGGAAGGCACGGACCTGTTAATGTTCGGTTCCGGCCACTATCGGAAGAGCGATGTGAGGCTCGCGTGTCAGCCCGCGGACAAAATCGAGTCGCCATCGAGCATCTGTTATTTCGCCGGCCTGGACAGTGAAGGAGCGCCCGATTGGAGTTGCAGGGAAGAAGACGCTGTTGCACTCTTCGATCAACCGTGTGTGGGAGAATTGTCGGTGAGATACAACCGGTTTATACGGAAGTGGATCATGCTGTACAATTGCGGCACAGAGCGGCAACTTATCAATATGAGGACCGCAGACTATCCCTGGGGCCCATGGTCGGGACCGCAGGTCATCTTCGATCCGAAAACCGATGGTGGATTCTGCCGATTCATGCACTTGGACTGGAACATCGAAAAGTGCGACAATCTGCAGGACCCCGGACGCGACTTCCATAGCGGCGATCCTTACGGTCCGTATCAATTCGAGGACTTGGCTACGGGAGACGGGAACTCGACAACGATCTATTTCACCATGTCTACATGGAACCCATACACGGTTGTCCTAATGAAGACTACTTTGACACTGGTTTCGAGGCCTGATTAG
- a CDS encoding M23 family metallopeptidase, with amino-acid sequence MKSKLRFLTVLLIPLLASCSSMMGVAKKDPAPCHSNSPVLATNSEKSYSSGDKERLPLAVELCSFPRSGGNACEPSGEAQSAHRGHDQATACRKNPRVPDLKFPVPAGALSSGFGFRRGVFHGGLDITACKGEPILACADGTVVATGSRKGYRSYGQTVLISHGNDVYTHYAHASRVLVRPGQKVCRGEKIALVGATGRATSPHLHFEVRVGSQLLNPYPYFSPTQLKGVVVAKNFFGRPMGPVSSRGRFLTISSSQR; translated from the coding sequence ATGAAATCAAAGCTGCGTTTCCTCACGGTTCTTCTTATACCGCTCTTGGCGTCTTGCTCGTCAATGATGGGAGTGGCGAAGAAGGACCCTGCACCATGTCATTCCAATTCCCCTGTGCTCGCAACCAATTCGGAGAAATCTTATTCCTCCGGCGACAAAGAACGATTGCCGCTCGCTGTGGAACTCTGTTCCTTTCCGCGCTCCGGCGGCAACGCTTGTGAACCCTCGGGCGAAGCCCAGAGCGCTCATCGAGGTCATGATCAGGCCACCGCGTGCAGAAAGAATCCTCGAGTTCCCGATCTGAAGTTTCCTGTCCCCGCAGGTGCTCTTTCTTCAGGGTTCGGGTTCCGTCGAGGGGTATTCCATGGGGGATTGGATATTACTGCCTGCAAAGGCGAGCCTATTCTTGCTTGCGCGGACGGCACAGTTGTGGCCACAGGCAGCCGCAAAGGCTATCGCAGCTACGGCCAGACCGTCCTCATCAGCCACGGCAACGATGTCTATACTCACTATGCCCACGCCAGCCGCGTCCTGGTGCGGCCGGGCCAAAAGGTGTGCAGAGGGGAGAAAATAGCTCTCGTGGGAGCCACCGGCAGAGCTACCAGCCCTCATTTGCACTTCGAGGTTCGTGTCGGCAGCCAACTTCTCAACCCCTACCCGTACTTCTCGCCTACTCAGCTAAAAGGTGTAGTAGTAGCCAAGAATTTTTTTGGCCGTCCAATGGGCCCCGTAAGTTCCCGCGGTCGCTTCCTCACGATTTCATCCTCTCAACGCTGA
- a CDS encoding (Fe-S)-binding protein, with translation MPDPAEEKVTQAQPKPEKPERLGSPTERKWPIKTEFTPEMLAEMEKLLPSKLNRIVAASLAGCIHCGMCSDSCHYSVSIPEDKTLLPAYKADRFRKWYKSRYDWMAKVFPSFVGAQPLTKELAEEMYDKLWGGCTMCRRCTFNCPMGVDYGLLTRGARGIMTAVGRVPANLQDTVDAHFNHGNNMAVPQDEFVETIEWIEEELQDEEGCSNFSIPVDKKGAQYFLTLNPREPKYYPLTIQATAKVLNAAGIDFTISSRYWDLTNYAMFNGIDPDAKQFATWQAEDVQRLGCEYLLSGECGHGYRALRWEMPNWLGGVPFKITSVMELMARVIQEGKLRIDKSAWAGKRFTYHDSCNIARSGGVMEEPRTIIRAAVDDFVEMEHNRQFSFCCGGGGGALAMPEFSPRRIAAGKIKADEIRATGANVVLQSCHNCTDQLKEICEHYHIDAKVMNLAELVAAALVL, from the coding sequence ATGCCCGATCCGGCAGAAGAGAAAGTAACCCAGGCTCAACCGAAGCCCGAGAAACCCGAAAGACTTGGGTCCCCAACCGAAAGAAAGTGGCCCATCAAAACTGAATTTACACCGGAAATGCTTGCGGAAATGGAGAAGCTTCTTCCTTCCAAGCTCAACCGGATAGTGGCGGCCTCCCTCGCGGGATGCATCCACTGTGGCATGTGTTCCGACTCGTGTCACTACAGCGTTTCCATACCGGAGGACAAGACCCTGTTGCCTGCGTACAAAGCTGACCGGTTCCGAAAGTGGTACAAGAGCCGATATGACTGGATGGCCAAGGTGTTCCCGTCTTTTGTGGGCGCACAACCGCTCACCAAGGAACTGGCTGAAGAAATGTACGACAAGCTGTGGGGCGGGTGCACCATGTGCCGACGCTGCACGTTCAACTGCCCCATGGGGGTGGATTACGGTCTGCTGACCCGAGGTGCTCGCGGCATAATGACCGCAGTGGGCCGAGTGCCTGCGAACTTGCAGGATACTGTGGACGCGCATTTCAATCACGGGAACAACATGGCTGTCCCCCAGGACGAGTTCGTGGAGACCATCGAGTGGATTGAAGAGGAACTCCAGGACGAAGAGGGGTGCTCGAACTTCAGCATTCCGGTTGATAAGAAAGGCGCTCAATACTTTCTTACCTTAAACCCGAGAGAGCCCAAGTACTATCCATTGACCATCCAGGCCACCGCGAAAGTGCTGAACGCCGCTGGGATCGACTTCACCATTTCTTCCAGGTACTGGGACCTGACCAATTACGCGATGTTCAACGGAATCGACCCTGATGCCAAGCAGTTCGCTACATGGCAGGCCGAGGACGTTCAGAGGCTGGGATGCGAATACCTTCTTTCGGGCGAGTGCGGCCACGGTTACCGAGCCCTAAGATGGGAAATGCCCAATTGGCTTGGCGGAGTTCCATTCAAGATCACCAGCGTAATGGAATTGATGGCCAGGGTCATTCAGGAAGGAAAGCTCCGGATTGACAAGTCCGCGTGGGCAGGCAAGCGCTTCACCTATCACGATTCCTGCAACATCGCCAGGTCCGGGGGAGTCATGGAAGAACCCAGGACCATTATTCGGGCCGCGGTCGATGACTTCGTGGAAATGGAGCACAACAGGCAGTTTAGCTTCTGCTGCGGTGGCGGTGGCGGTGCATTGGCAATGCCCGAATTCTCTCCACGCCGAATCGCTGCAGGGAAGATCAAAGCGGATGAGATCCGTGCAACCGGCGCCAATGTCGTGCTGCAATCCTGTCACAACTGTACTGACCAGTTGAAAGAGATTTGCGAGCATTACCACATTGACGCCAAAGTGATGAACTTGGCGGAGCTTGTGGCCGCGGCCCTCGTGCTCTAA
- a CDS encoding efflux RND transporter periplasmic adaptor subunit has product MKRFLLIISGLLILSLAAWGVHRLNDSRALNQKNQRVKPKPLVVTQAVQTGEISSTLELTGSIEATRVARLASPAEGPVCNCNLREGDPVKEGEKVLSIGRKKATEALLLSAKQDVKTEQEELARIEQLVESGAIPKDQLDLARTKYHRATAQREKVKESSDDYDITAPWDGIISKVMVADGNYVVPRTVMVEIFDPKSLVVRTAVPEGQSQELRLGMDVAVKLDAYKGKAFGGKISRIYPELDRRMRTRAVEVEVVDPVDLVPGMFARLSLNLRTLKDALAVPSEAVIVTPKGLRVAYVIEEGKALQRKITTGIEGGGNIEILSGIKAGEQIVVAGNEKLKDGMEIRLPGAGKKDAEAPKPQAGKDKGDAGR; this is encoded by the coding sequence ATGAAACGTTTTCTGTTAATCATTTCGGGCCTTCTCATCCTCAGCCTGGCTGCTTGGGGAGTTCATAGATTAAACGACTCAAGGGCCCTTAATCAAAAAAATCAGCGAGTGAAACCCAAGCCGTTGGTTGTAACGCAGGCGGTTCAAACAGGGGAAATATCCAGCACATTAGAGCTGACCGGTTCGATCGAGGCAACGAGGGTTGCGCGCCTAGCCTCCCCAGCTGAAGGCCCTGTCTGTAACTGCAACCTGAGGGAAGGCGACCCCGTGAAAGAAGGTGAAAAAGTCCTCAGCATCGGAAGAAAGAAAGCCACCGAAGCGCTATTGCTTTCTGCCAAGCAAGACGTGAAGACCGAACAAGAAGAGTTGGCGCGGATCGAACAATTAGTGGAGAGCGGGGCAATTCCCAAGGACCAATTGGACTTGGCTCGCACAAAATATCATCGGGCCACGGCGCAGAGAGAAAAAGTCAAGGAAAGTTCAGATGATTACGACATAACAGCCCCCTGGGACGGCATAATTTCCAAGGTTATGGTTGCTGATGGAAACTATGTGGTTCCCAGAACCGTGATGGTTGAGATTTTTGATCCCAAATCTTTGGTTGTTCGCACAGCCGTGCCGGAAGGTCAAAGCCAGGAACTCCGTTTGGGTATGGACGTGGCCGTAAAGCTCGATGCCTACAAGGGCAAGGCGTTTGGCGGAAAAATTTCTCGCATTTATCCTGAGCTAGATCGACGAATGCGAACTCGCGCCGTTGAGGTGGAAGTTGTGGACCCGGTTGACCTCGTTCCAGGCATGTTCGCCAGGTTGAGCCTTAATTTGAGGACTCTCAAGGATGCTCTCGCCGTTCCATCGGAGGCCGTGATTGTGACGCCCAAGGGGTTGCGCGTCGCCTACGTGATTGAGGAAGGCAAGGCCCTCCAACGCAAGATCACTACAGGCATTGAAGGTGGAGGAAACATCGAGATTCTGTCCGGGATCAAGGCGGGCGAACAGATCGTTGTCGCAGGCAATGAAAAACTGAAAGACGGCATGGAGATACGACTTCCAGGGGCAGGGAAGAAAGACGCTGAAGCGCCGAAGCCTCAAGCAGGCAAAGATAAGGGAGACGCAGGACGATGA
- a CDS encoding M3 family oligoendopeptidase translates to MFDLLPNDAKAVMQWSWTEIEPYYDDLVGRSVTGDTVSAFLRDWTRLSELIDEAYSRLMVATTVNTADQEAERRYHAFLDEVYPPVEQAEQKLRQKLLESGLTPEGFRMPLSKMRWESEIFREANLTLLVQDHKLSTQYDKIMGGQTVQWNGREVTLVQLRPFFQSKDRSERERAWRLASQRQLQDREAVNALWQQFVELRVKLAANAGFSDYRSFRWKQLLRFDYSPSDCMEFHRAIEQAVVPAAARICEKRRRLLGVDTLRPWDMEVDPFGRGPLTPFRETSELPAKASAIFHKVAPPLGAYFDIMVNEGLLDLDNRKNKAPGGYCIEFTASKRPFIFMNAVGVHDDVQTLLHEAGHAFHAFERGPLPYYQQRQVAMEFAEVASMAMELLAAPYLSEQEGGFYSPADAARARAEHLERGILFWPYMAVVDAFQHWVYENASEALNPSACDAQWRLVWERFVPWIDWSGLEDQLVTGWQRKLHIHTVPFYYVEYGLAQLGATQIWSNALRDQTAAVASYRKALALGGTVPLPDLYEAAGARLAFDRHTLASAVSLMEQTFGDLTED, encoded by the coding sequence ATGTTTGATTTGCTTCCCAATGATGCCAAGGCGGTAATGCAGTGGTCGTGGACTGAAATTGAACCGTATTATGATGATCTTGTCGGACGATCCGTTACCGGGGACACCGTTTCCGCGTTTCTTAGGGATTGGACGAGGTTAAGCGAACTAATAGACGAAGCGTATAGTCGTCTGATGGTGGCCACTACCGTCAATACCGCGGACCAAGAGGCGGAGCGCCGGTATCACGCGTTTTTGGATGAGGTTTATCCCCCCGTGGAGCAGGCGGAGCAGAAGCTACGCCAGAAGCTCCTGGAATCCGGATTGACGCCCGAAGGCTTCCGGATGCCACTGTCGAAAATGCGTTGGGAATCGGAGATTTTCAGGGAGGCAAACCTTACTCTGTTGGTACAAGATCACAAGCTATCAACGCAATACGACAAAATCATGGGAGGACAAACAGTCCAGTGGAATGGGCGCGAGGTTACTCTTGTCCAATTAAGGCCTTTTTTCCAGAGCAAGGATCGGTCCGAACGAGAAAGGGCTTGGCGCCTCGCATCTCAACGACAACTGCAAGACCGCGAGGCCGTCAACGCCCTGTGGCAACAGTTCGTGGAATTGAGAGTCAAACTAGCGGCCAATGCAGGCTTTAGCGATTATCGCTCCTTCCGATGGAAGCAACTACTCCGCTTCGATTACAGTCCCTCGGACTGTATGGAATTCCACCGCGCCATCGAGCAGGCCGTGGTACCGGCCGCGGCCCGTATTTGCGAAAAGCGTCGCAGGCTTCTCGGTGTAGACACTTTGCGGCCTTGGGACATGGAAGTGGACCCGTTTGGGCGAGGTCCCTTGACTCCGTTCCGGGAGACCTCGGAACTTCCGGCAAAAGCTTCTGCGATCTTCCACAAAGTGGCCCCTCCGCTGGGGGCCTATTTTGACATTATGGTAAATGAGGGCTTACTGGACCTGGACAATCGGAAAAACAAGGCGCCAGGGGGTTACTGTATCGAGTTTACCGCTTCCAAAAGACCTTTCATATTCATGAACGCTGTCGGTGTCCATGATGACGTTCAGACTCTGCTGCACGAGGCGGGACACGCGTTTCATGCTTTCGAGAGGGGTCCGCTGCCGTACTATCAGCAACGGCAAGTGGCTATGGAATTCGCGGAGGTCGCATCTATGGCCATGGAATTGCTTGCCGCGCCGTACCTTTCCGAGCAGGAAGGAGGATTCTACAGCCCGGCCGATGCAGCCAGGGCCAGGGCGGAACACCTTGAGCGGGGAATCCTCTTTTGGCCGTACATGGCCGTAGTGGACGCGTTTCAGCACTGGGTCTACGAGAACGCGTCCGAGGCTTTGAACCCTTCTGCTTGCGACGCGCAATGGCGGCTCGTCTGGGAACGTTTCGTCCCGTGGATTGATTGGTCCGGATTGGAAGATCAACTCGTTACAGGATGGCAGCGCAAGCTGCATATTCACACTGTCCCCTTCTACTATGTTGAATATGGCCTGGCACAACTGGGCGCGACCCAGATATGGAGCAATGCGCTAAGAGACCAGACCGCGGCTGTTGCATCCTATCGCAAGGCATTGGCCCTGGGGGGAACAGTGCCCTTGCCGGACCTCTATGAGGCAGCCGGGGCCAGACTAGCTTTCGACAGGCACACGCTGGCGTCAGCCGTTTCGCTCATGGAACAAACCTTCGGTGATTTGACCGAAGATTGA
- a CDS encoding ankyrin repeat domain-containing protein → MNTEKRLRSGIRILQTKVFSLPFLVGPLLLLFFVPAAVQASGELFQAIQNGSQAQVETILSGGADVNARDDNGLTPLMVAAFLGRADIVRVLLQRGADVNARDQQGEGALIKASAAGRAEIVRMLLEKGADVNAEEQLGIDCLMVAAFNGAAPVVKDLLSGGADPNRGDKDGETALIKAAARGHAEVMRLLLAKGAKVDAKQRNGITSLMVASFYGHTEAVDVLLQVKPDVNAPDNNGETALIKASARGFESIGSRLLQNGAAVDVRQRNGITALMVAAFGGYTGALKTLLDAGASVDAEDSDGETALMKASAAGSNQAVELLLQKGADVNRVQKDGVNALMLAAFYGHPQAAKMLLDHGAQARSTAKNGFTPLTLAAGRGHLAVVEILRQRDAE, encoded by the coding sequence ATGAATACGGAGAAACGACTTCGCTCCGGAATTAGGATCCTGCAGACGAAGGTTTTTAGCCTACCATTTCTTGTGGGTCCTCTTTTATTGCTGTTCTTTGTCCCTGCTGCGGTTCAAGCCTCGGGTGAACTCTTTCAAGCGATACAGAACGGGTCTCAGGCTCAAGTTGAGACAATATTGAGCGGTGGAGCGGACGTCAACGCTCGGGATGATAACGGTCTCACCCCGCTCATGGTGGCCGCATTTCTTGGCCGTGCCGACATTGTCCGGGTGCTGCTGCAACGGGGAGCGGATGTCAATGCAAGAGATCAGCAGGGTGAAGGAGCCCTCATCAAAGCTTCCGCCGCGGGCAGGGCGGAGATCGTTCGGATGCTTTTGGAAAAAGGTGCGGACGTTAATGCTGAAGAACAGCTGGGCATCGACTGTCTGATGGTGGCCGCATTCAACGGCGCCGCGCCGGTCGTCAAGGACCTTTTGTCGGGTGGTGCAGATCCGAACCGCGGTGACAAAGACGGAGAGACCGCTTTGATCAAAGCTGCCGCAAGGGGTCATGCTGAAGTAATGAGGCTTTTGTTGGCCAAGGGAGCCAAGGTGGATGCAAAGCAGAGGAACGGGATTACGTCACTGATGGTGGCCTCGTTTTACGGCCATACCGAGGCAGTGGATGTACTGCTTCAGGTCAAGCCCGATGTGAATGCCCCTGATAACAATGGCGAAACCGCTTTGATAAAGGCTTCGGCTCGAGGGTTTGAGAGTATCGGCAGCCGCCTATTACAGAATGGCGCGGCGGTAGACGTCCGGCAGAGGAACGGCATCACGGCTCTGATGGTCGCTGCCTTCGGCGGTTACACTGGAGCTTTGAAGACGCTTCTGGACGCGGGCGCGAGCGTTGATGCCGAGGACAGCGACGGCGAGACCGCTCTGATGAAGGCATCTGCCGCGGGGTCAAATCAAGCGGTGGAACTCCTTTTGCAGAAGGGCGCGGACGTGAACCGCGTGCAGAAGGACGGAGTAAATGCCCTTATGTTGGCGGCTTTCTACGGCCACCCCCAGGCAGCCAAAATGTTGTTGGATCATGGGGCCCAGGCCCGGTCCACCGCCAAGAATGGCTTTACTCCCCTTACCCTGGCCGCGGGCAGAGGCCACCTGGCGGTCGTGGAAATCCTAAGACAGCGAGATGCTGAATAA